A region from the Palaemon carinicauda isolate YSFRI2023 chromosome 9, ASM3689809v2, whole genome shotgun sequence genome encodes:
- the LOC137646325 gene encoding uncharacterized protein, whose translation MCQPSVTYAETTKNSLPISGHHVISQRILETKGEEWMLNLLRAIWEEEIMPKDWEESLMVSVFKQKGVIMECSNYMGMKLTEHGLEVLERVPDERLRDITKIGKQRYEFIRGEGTVYAIFIVKQLQEKRVEGNEKLFCSFEDLEKA comes from the exons atgtgtcaaccgagcgTGACCTACGCGGAGACGACAAAGAATAGTCTCCcaatttcggggcatcatgttatatctcaaagg ATACTAGAGAcaaagggggaagaatggatgctgaacttattgagagcaatatgggaagaggaaataatgcctaaagactgggaggagagtctaatggtatctgtaTTTAAGCAAAAAGGTGTcatcatggaatgcagtaactACATGGGAATGaaattaacagagcatggtttggaaGTGTTAGAGAGGGTACCAGACGAGAGATTGAGAGATATtacaaagattgggaaacagcggTATGAATTCATCAGGGGGGAAGGGACTGTGTATGCCATCTTCATAGTGaaacagttacaggaaaagagagtAGAGGGAAACGAGAAGCTCTTCTGTTCTTTTGAAGATTTAGAGAAAGCTTAA